The Zingiber officinale cultivar Zhangliang chromosome 2A, Zo_v1.1, whole genome shotgun sequence genomic sequence TCTTGTTCAGGAACGTTACTGCCGGCGGGCACCGTAAGAAGCAGCCGCAGGCGTACGGCGTGGTGTACAAGGACTTAGACGGCAACATCCACGAGGCCCGCCTAAAGCAGGGCTCAATCTCTGCAGGGGAAATCATAGTGTCAGCCGGCGCCCTCGGCAGCCCGCAGTTGCTCATGCTGAGCGGCGTGGgcccggcggaccacctccggtCTTTGGGCATCGAGGTGGTCCTGGACCAGCCGATGGTCGGCCAGGGCATCGCCGACAACCCGATGAACGTCTTGGTGGTGCCTTCGCCGGAGCCACTGAGTCCCACTTCGATTCAAGTTGTGGGAATCCGGCCGGGCTACTACATAGAGTCTTTGACGGGGTTCAGCTTCGGAGTTGGCAATTCGTCATCCCATACCGGCGTAATAGTTGAGAAATTGGCAAAGCCTCTGTCCCGAGGATATCTTCGTCTCAAGAATGTGGACCCAGAGGACAATCCATCAGTGACCTACAACTACTTCGCGGAGGCTGAGGATCTCAGAACATGCGTGGAGGCAATGCAGACGATCATGAGAACGGTGGATACAGAAGCGTTTTCCGAATTCAGATACCCGAATCAAACGGTGGAGTACTTGCAGAATCTCACTGCAAGCTTAGTCGTCAATTACAGAGCAAGAAGTCCGCAGGACGCCACTTCGCTGGAGCAATACTGCAAGGACCTCGTGAACACCATCTATCATTTCCACGGTGGCTGTGAAGTAGGGAAGGTGGTCGACCATGACTACAGAGTGATCGGCGTCGACGGGCTCAGGGTCATTGATGGATCCACCTTCAATTTCTCCCCGGGAACTAATCCCCAAGCTACTCTCATGATGTTGGGCAGGTATATACGTAAATAATAATCAACCAATCgatcgaatttaattttgataaaattatattatactaTATATATATGGCATCTAttctaattttgatcattttaatgATTTTTGTAGGTACATGGGACTTCTGATAGGAAAAGGCGGCAAGTGATCATGATTGACGATCTTAATTATTATTGCTGATATAAAAAAATGCATGCGCAGCCGATCGattcttaatttatttattttcacaataaaTTAATGTGCCGTGATCGATATATGCTTATGTACTATTTATTAATAAGATAAAACAAATAATGTTCATTTAGACCTTTGCATTTGGCTACTTTCAAGCGAATTAATTAATTTGCTGTTATTCGgctcaattttttaaattttatatataacaTTTTCATCTTCATCTTTATTCGGCCAAAAAATCTCATTAGACTAGATCGAGGTCTCGACCAATCTTGGCCAAGTGGGTTTTAGTCACAATCATATTTGAGGACACAGCTAAAATAAGATAGGGCTTGAAAAGAGGATCATTCAATGATtatagtaaaataaaattaaaatctattaattattttttaaatttattactcTATCAATTAATGAAGTCTTATAATACTTTCTTTATATATTACTCTGTCAATTAATGAAATCTTATAATATATTTATGAATTATCCAACAAACCAAAACAATCTACAATTTTATTATTTCATCTCGATCGTCTTAGTACAATCTTATTTCTTTCATGGTATCATAGTAttgctcttctttttctttgccaGTGTTGagaattaaactttaattttttagagataaaagTTGGTCTTGATAAGAGTTTGTGATAGAGATAGAATGGATGAGGTGGCAAGTTTGACTAGACTTCGCGATAGGATAAAATTATTGAGTTGTCATGATAAGGATAAGAGTTTCGTAgagatagaattaaaaaaaaaaatctctagatTATTAGTGCTTAttcaataagcctataaatatgtactcttttcaatgaatgaagcaagttgagtttgtttgttttattttcctcCTCTTCTACGTAGAGTGAATTCTTCTCCCATaagtcttttattttcttctccataattttttttCCCAACAAAGTGGTATGAGAACCATGGCTAATGGAGATATGGTTCCCTTCCAAGTTCCAGTACTCAAAGCGAGTAATTATGACAATTGGAGTATCAAGATGAAGGCGCTTGTTGGAGCTTATGATGTTTGGGAGGTTATAGAAAAAGGCTACGTTGAGCCGCGTGATGACTCGATGCTAACTCTGACTGAAAAAAACAGTctgagagatttaagaaagagagacaagaaggctcttttcctcatttatcaagctttagatgaggaTGGTTTTGAGAAAAATCTCAAGTGCGACTTCGGCCAAACAAGCATGGGAAAAGCTCCAAAtctcatatcaaggagaagaaaaagtaaaaaaggtatgacttcagacattaagaagtcaatttgatgctcttcgtatGAAAGAAGGTGAGTTAGTATCCGATTACTTTTCTAGAGTCTCTAccatttccaatcaactaaagggaaatggtgagaaactagaagaagtaactattattgagaaaattcttcgatcattggattcaaaatttgatagcattacaactatcatcgaagagaccaaggatctacaagtcatgacgattgagcaactcctgggttcattacaagcccatgaagaaaagaagaagatgaacgaagaaattactcaacaacatctaaagatgactcttcaaccgacaaagaaagatgaaagcttcagtaacaatagaagtcaacgtggaagaggtcgtggatatggacgaggccgtcctaatgagcaaggatgggtttccaacaacaacaatgaaagaggagaacattcaacaagaggacgtggaagagggtacacaaactcgaggtacgataaatctcaagttaagtgctacaattgtgacaaATTTGGACATTATGCAAAAGAATGTAGATTGCCCAAgaataaaatatatgaaaaagtaaattatatggaagaaaggaaagaagaagatgacaccctactgctagcgtataaagataatgaaagagaagaagatacaatttggtatctcaacactggtgcaagcaatcatatgtttgggaaaagaaacatgttcgtagagtttgatgaatcagttggtggtaatgtatccttcggagatgaatcaaagattgaggtaaaaggtaaaggtaacattctcatccgtttgaagaatgaaaaacatgaatttatctcaaatgttttctttgtgccaaatatgaagagcaacatcctaagcttaagacaacttttggcaaaaggatatgatattcatctaaaagatggTATGCTCATCTTGAAAGATCATATTGGTTGCTTAATTGCTAAGGTGCCAATGCCAAAAGATAGAATGTTCTTActaatattcaaaatgatgttGTCAACTGTCTCAAAGCTTGTTACAAAGACATCACTTGGCTATGTCATCTTCGATTTGGACATCTCAATTTCATAGGACTAGAACTACTTTCAAAGAAAGAGATGGTGAAAGAACTACCTTACAtcaaacatcctgatcaagtATGTGAAGCATGTCTACGTGGGAAGCAATGTAGAAGAAGTTTTCCAAAGGAGTCAAGTTCAAGAGCTCAAAAGCCTCTTGAACTTATACATACAGATGTTTGCGGTCCGATAAAGCcaagttcacttggtaagagtaattatttcattttttttcatagaTGACTTTTCTCAAAAAACTTGGGTATACTTCTTAAAGCAAAAATCGGAGGTCTTCggcatattcaagaaatttaaagttaccatagaaaaggagagcggtctcgaggtcaaagctatgtgttctgatcgaggaggagaatttacctcaaaggagtttcaagaattttgtgaagctAACAGAATACGACGACCCTTGACAGTTCCAagatcccctcaacaaaatggagtggcagAAAAAAAGAATCGAACCATCCTTGACATGGCAAGGAGCATTCTCAAAAGCAAGTGGCTACCAAAAGAACTTTGGGCAGAAATGGTTGTATGTGCAGTATACTTATCCAACCGATCACCAACAAGGAGTATGTGGGGCAAGACACCACAAGAAGCGTGGAGCGGAAGGAAGCCTGGGATTTCTCATCTAAAATTTTTTGGAAGTATAGTCCACGTTCATGTGTCtgataaagcaagaagcaaattggatgataaaagtaagaagtttatttttattggttatgatactaactcaaaagggtataagttatacaatccagatactgggaagacaatcatcagccgagatgtcatatttaatgaagaagaacAATGAAATTGGGAATCTTGAAATGAAGATTACAATTTCTTCCCGTGctttgaagaagaagatgtggagcAACTAAGGGTGGAGTAACCAAGGGTGGGGCAAACAAGAGAGGAAACTACTACTTCACTAgtaacaccaacatcaagtacTCAAGGAAATTCATCTGCATCAACTTCAAGTGAGAGAGTACTACGCTTTAAAAGCTTACATGACATTTATTAGGTAACTGAAAATCAAGATAATATTACTCTATTTTGTCTCTTTGTGGATTACGAGCCTATAGATTTTCAAGAACCTATAAAGAGCAAAAGGTGGAAAGATGCGATGGATGAAGAAATCAAGGTGATAGAGAAGAATGACACATGGGAGTTAACTGAACTTCCTAAAGGACATAAGGCGATTGGTGTGAAGTGGGtgtacaaaataaagaagaatgccaaaggagaagttgaaagatataaagcaagattggtggcaaaaggctACAATAAAAGATCTGACATTGATTATAATGAGGTATTCGCTCTCGTTGCTCGATTAGAAACTATCAGACTAATCATTGCTTTAGCAGCTCAAAATAAGTGGAAAacacatcaaatggatgtaaaatttactttttaaaatgaagttcttgaagaagaagtctatattcaGCAACCATCAGGTTACGAAGTTAAAGGAAAAGTAGACAGagttctaaaattgaagaagACTCTCTACGGGCTAAAGCAAGCACCAAGGGCATGGAATAACCGAATAGACAAGCACCTGCAAGAGAAAGGCTTCATCAAATGTCCTTATGAACATGCATTATACATTCAGAGTAAGGATAAAGATGTTTTGATTGTATGCATAtatgttgatgacttgatcttcacAGGAAGCAATCCTAGTATGTTTGGAGAATTTAAATAAGTGATGACTAAAGAGTTTGAGATGACTGATATTGGGCTCATGGCATACTATTTGGGCATTGAGGTGAGCCAAAGGAAAGATGGAAGCTTCATCTCACAAGCAGGTTATGCAAGAGAGatattaaagaagttcaagatggataacagtaagtctatgaataccccagtagaatgtggagtcaagctgtcaaagcatgatgaagaagaaaaagttgatccaacatttTTTAAGAGTTTGGTTGGAAGTTTACGATACTTGACGTGCACAAGGCCTGATATTCTTTATGTTGTTGGACTTGTTAGTCGCTACATGGATGATCCAACTACTACCCACTTTAAGATTGCTAAGAGAATTTTGCGCTATATCAAAGGTATGATAGATTTTGGATtactttattcaacatctaaccacttcaaacttgaaggatatagtgacaatgattggggtggagatatagacgatagaaagagcactacaggatttgtgttctttatgagagggtccgactgtaacgcgttgtgctaatgctaggttgttccccggaaggaacgcgttgcagggtccgactgtaacgtctcgggaAGGACCggtacatctccagaactcgggtgtagtgataaatatgcaagagttcacgttacagggttcgactgtaacgtctcagcaaggaccactacatctccatgagaacttgggtgtagtgttaaatagggaagagttctcacaccataggttagataagaataaatatgataggaaaactaataatctaagatttggaacatgcaacataggaactctcactggtaaatcaatggaggtagtcgatatgatgattaggagaaaaattaatattttgtgtgtacaagagacaaaatggacaggtgagaaggcaaagatgatagagaactcgggttttaagttatggtacactggaaagagtaaagcaagaaatgtagtgggtattattgtagatagtttgtt encodes the following:
- the LOC122043493 gene encoding protein HOTHEAD-like, translating into MGLESRRMLISASAVATLFFFFCFHGFCYALNSPPYGFVKNATHAPRVSYHDYIIVGGGTAGCPLAATLSERFDVLLLERGGSPYGNPNISNLASQTNNLAYITPTSPAQSFVSEDGVIMRRARCLGGGTCINAGFYSRASRQEVMDMGLNPKLVDQSFRWVEREVVFRPHLTGWTSALRAGLLEAGVTPDNGFTYDHLDGTKVGGTIFDPAGHRHTAADLLKYADPARITVLVRATAQRILFRNVTAGGHRKKQPQAYGVVYKDLDGNIHEARLKQGSISAGEIIVSAGALGSPQLLMLSGVGPADHLRSLGIEVVLDQPMVGQGIADNPMNVLVVPSPEPLSPTSIQVVGIRPGYYIESLTGFSFGVGNSSSHTGVIVEKLAKPLSRGYLRLKNVDPEDNPSVTYNYFAEAEDLRTCVEAMQTIMRTVDTEAFSEFRYPNQTVEYLQNLTASLVVNYRARSPQDATSLEQYCKDLVNTIYHFHGGCEVGKVVDHDYRVIGVDGLRVIDGSTFNFSPGTNPQATLMMLGRYMGLLIGKGGK